Genomic DNA from Panthera leo isolate Ple1 chromosome A1, P.leo_Ple1_pat1.1, whole genome shotgun sequence:
GTCAGTGATTCTTAACTTTTACGAGTCACAAAATGGATCTtcttccccaccctacccccaaaaCAGGTTCCAAGCataatattttgcaaataatttcaggAGCTTTGTGGTTCCTAGGTTAAGATCACCTGAAAACCCTTGTAGCATGCTGtgttcaactttcttttttactattaatAATGAGAAAGAAGCATTTCTGTTGCATGTGTTTTCAAAATTCACACTTGACATCTAAAGGGCCTGGCTCATAACTAAAAACTCAGTGCCTTTTGTCCAAATTCaatattctatacattttttaaaattaaatgaatgaattaatgaaatctTTGATTGATCTTTAAGGGAAAATGTGTGctgtaagaagaaaagaaggaaaaaaaagacaaaaatgaaacgCTTTAGACAAAGACCAATATAGGATGataaaaggtagagaagaggggtgcatgggtggctcagtcggttaagtgactgactcctgattttggttcagatcatgatctcatggtttgtgggtttgaaccctgtgtcagtctccacactgacagtgtggagcctgcttaggattctgtctctccttctctctctgcctctcctttgccctctctctctctctctctctctctctcaaaataaataaataaacttaaaaaaaaaaaaggtagagaagaaTTAATCAGCGTCAGAGAAAAGGATAAATTTTGGAAGGTCTTAACTCCAGCCTCTTGCCCAGGGCTCAGTGCCCCTGTGAACTTCTAAACCCAAGACTCTGTGGGGGCAGAGTCGCCTACTCAATTCTGCTGGTCCTGGCTGCTGGCACTCAGAGTGATCTCGGCATATACCCAGAGGCTCCCAGGGAAAAATCACTCATAAGATTGTGACCATGTCCAGAAGATATTCTAATCTGATTTTGAAACCTCATTCCCTCTGTGAATTTAGATCTTAATTACCATGCAACCATTCATTGTTCTATTGTTACAATTGCTCGTTTCACCCTTGGTCATGAGTTATTAAATGAAGTGTGTGGAGGCATTTTTTGCCCCTTAGGGTATTGTTATTCAAAGAAGagttgattttcttattttttctttgtaattaaaaaaaatttttaatgtttatttttgaggcgagtatgagcaggggaggggcagagagagggagaaacagaatctgaagcagcgtccgggctctgagctgtcagcacggagcctgacatggggcttgaacccacaaaccatgagatcatgacctgagctgaagttggacgctcaaccaactgagccacccaggtgccccatagttgATTTTCAACATAAACACTAGTGACAACAAGCTTCAAGAGGAAAATATCCTGTCCAAGCACAGAAGGACTTCTCGTCTGATAAACTGAGCTTAAGATTCTTAAGGCCCAGCTGATTCTTTCAGGTCGTATCAGCAAAGATATGCTGCTGTGCCCGGATCGCGTCTTCCTgttctccccactccctgccccgcCTGTGCTCACGTAGACACGCAGTGGCTGCGGGATTTCAGGAGGCTCCTCAGGCTCTGTAGGGCCTCTGGCAGCCCAGCGCCAGTGAGGGCACTGCAGGCCCGAAGCTCCCAGCTGCGGTCCTGGAACCTCTCCAGGCCCAGCCTCTCTCGGATCTCCGGCAGCGGCAGGGCATCTGGCGCCTCCTGCTTGTTGGCCAGCACCAAGAAAGGGACGCTGGCCATGTGTGGGTCGTCCAGGACTTCCATGAGCTCAGCCACTGCCTCGGGTAAGCGGGCTTCATCGGTGCTATCCAGCACATACACGAGGACATCCGTGCCTTCCAGGTGGTCCTTCCAGCTGGCCCGGAGCTGGGTCTGCCCCCCCACATCCCAGAGAGTCAGAGACACGTGCCCCGGTGCTTCCAGAGGCTCCACATTGAAACCAACAGTGGGCAGGGTCTCCACCATCTGGTGGCCCTTCAGTTTGTACAGGAGCGTGGTCTTGCCTGCTGAGTCGAGGCCTATCATCACCACCTGGGCCTCTGCCTTGTGATCTCGGGAATTCACAGAACCCATGGTGGCCACTGCTAACCCCTAGGGGAGAAAGGCCAGGTGCGCACATAAGCCATTCTTTTCTGAGGGAACACACATGCATCCAGGCAAATGGAAGAAGAGGCTCTACTCCCAAAGTAGGAAGTGTTTATACAAGGTCAGGTTTCAAACACAGGCCTGGGCTCTGCAAGGGCCAGGAAGTAAGGGCATATGAGTCACCATGAGCTGACCTATCtcgggaaggtggggagggagctgagTCAAAGAGGGTAGGGCCCCCTGGAAGACTCCGAATGCGGGCTCACTTTCCTTGGTAGTTAAAGCAAAGAGGCAAAAGAAGTTCTAGTTGGACATAACCTAGTTCAATAGAAATGACCAAAAGATGGCTTCAGCTCTTGCTCGTCTGTGGCTTCCAGGCTCTATTTTCCTCCTGTAAGCCTAAACCCTGAAACGGAAGCTAGCTTGAGTTCAGTGCACGCAGTGAAGAGTCCAATCGGCTCATATAAGCTTCTGCCTCTGGAACTCTCCTCAGGACCAGCACCGTGTCCGGTAAACAGTGGCTATTTATAAATACTGTCGCCTGGGGACAAATTTACAAGTTGGGGCAAAGTGGTTTCCTCCATTGCCTCATCAAGGTAAATTACCTCTAGAGCACGACTCACGTTCCTCAAGAATCCGTTTCTAAAACCAAGACCTGTTCCCGACTTAGGGGAAACCTGGCTGGGACAGGGGAAGGGACATCTGTCCCCCAGGGGTATATTCGGGCTGCCCCTTCAGGAAAATAAGACAGGTTCTGTTCCTTCCTtatgccggggtggggggtggggggtacgaGGAAAATGAAAGTTACCTCTGTTACTAGACTGTGGCTGAAAAAGCTCCTCCTCTGTGGCCGTCTGCCCGCATCCAGCTGCAGCTGCTCTGTCCTCGTCCTGTTGTGTCCCAAGAGTGAGATGTGAAGGAAATGCAGTGACCGTTGCTGGTTCTCCTTTCCCACTTCCTTTCCCAGGTGGTCGGGGGCGGGGCAGGCTCATCAGCCCCTCCCTTAGTCCCCCCTGGACTCCCCTGGCGGTCCTGCTGGGGACGTGCCACAGAGATGTCCCCAGTCCCTCAGCTCTTGATAGAGCAAAGTCTAACACCAACCCCGTTTCTTAGCTCAGAACACATGCCTTGATGTTTTTTCTGGAGcctggagattctttttttttttttttttttttaaccatttatttatttttgagagagagagagagagacagagcacgagtgctggaggggcagagagagagggagacacagaattgaagcaggctccaggctctgaactgtcagcacagagccccatgcggggctggaactcgagAACAGCcagatcatgaactgagcggaagtcagagacttaaccgactgagccacccaggcgcccctggaaaacataatttttaaaacactggccAATCAGAAGCCATTGATTCTTTCTGTAACTCTCTAATTTGCATCTGCAGTTGCAGTGCTCTGGCTCTTGTAACAGGTAGCATTTGTGCTTTCTGCCTTCCCACGCGTTTCATTAAAGTCAAGAAGCAAATTAGGAGCTATGActctcccattttacaaataaagaacaaGGCTCAGAGTAAATGATTTACTTGAGATCTTGCTGGGATTTATTCATCTCTTCTTTCATGGTGCCTGCTACCCACTGAGAAAGTGCTTTGCAAAGAGCAAACATCCTGTTGTAATTGTAGGGTATTTTAACAGGAGGAAGTGGTTAGGAAAAGTCAGAAAGACGGAGTGTATTATGTACACCACTGTGTTATTTGTTATCGACGTGACTGTTGTTTAgttctttggggtgcctgtggcTGTAAGCTATAGTCACTTTGCAGCCAGCCTGGGCAAGTGGAAATGTATAGCCAAGGATCAGGGTGGGGGTCAGCAGATAGCAAATTACTAAGAGGTTCTGGGGAGATTCTGGCTAAGCtgacctaacaggattcttgctgaagtcATGCCACGTGACCAGACGTCACGTGGGCGGGGCATGAGGAACCCGATCAGATATTGAGGGGATTAGATATGGAGGGCAGGGCATTCTGGTGAACACTTAGGAGGGTTGTTGCTAAAACTGGATTttacaaggaaataaatgtaCAGATGGGCCGAGAAGAAGTTTCAGAAGcctgactaaagtttggtcaagcaAAGAATCTTTGTCGTTATGCCGAAGCAGGCTCAAAGCATTAAAGACCTGTGTGAAAGAAGGCTTGTTTGTCTTATCCTGGTGGAGGGCGATTAGATCAAGCTGAGACTTAGTCCTGTCCAGCTGATGAATCCTTGGGGAACCTGCCAGGATTTGATTTGCAGGAGGATTGGAATGGGCAGATGATAAGGACACAGGGGCTAACGTTAAGGTGTGCCTGGGGCTTGGGAGCAAAGGGAGCAACATTGCCTTCACTCTGACCCCAGTTCCTTCTGTGTggtcctggggagggaggagaggtggaCAGAAGCTGAAGAAGCCATTGATTTGCGAAGAAAGGTTGGACTAGGTACTGTTAGGTTTCCTTCAGCTCAAATATCTTATGgatacaatggaattttttttaagtttatttatttattttgagagagagaacaagctgggggggggggggggggcgggcagaggacccaaagcagctCTGTGCtacagtagagagcccgatgtgggcttgaattcgcaaactgtgagatcatgacctgagccgaagtcggtcacttaactgactgagccacctaggcgccccagtatAATGGAATTTTTATTGAGCAGCTATAAGCAAAGCTCTGTATAGTCTATCACatgagtgaaaaaaacaaaaacaaaaaacttttcaaagTGCAACTGCATGCCATATGAATGGGAGAAATCAGCATCACTCTTGTATATGAAGACTAGGGCACCATATATCAGAATTAGATATAGGATACATTGC
This window encodes:
- the ARL11 gene encoding ADP-ribosylation factor-like protein 11 isoform X1, encoding MGSVNSRDHKAEAQVVMIGLDSAGKTTLLYKLKGHQMVETLPTVGFNVEPLEAPGHVSLTLWDVGGQTQLRASWKDHLEGTDVLVYVLDSTDEARLPEAVAELMEVLDDPHMASVPFLVLANKQEAPDALPLPEIRERLGLERFQDRSWELRACSALTGAGLPEALQSLRSLLKSRSHCVST